The Lonchura striata isolate bLonStr1 chromosome Z, bLonStr1.mat, whole genome shotgun sequence genome window below encodes:
- the ATP8B1 gene encoding phospholipid-transporting ATPase IC: MISERDSETTFEEDSQPNDEVVPYSDDETEDELDRRQPGAEPGPNQTSSDAEESRDPGKKDCSWQVKANDQRFYDQPGFKRTIFLCFKKSKYAGNAIKTYKYNPITFLPLNLFEQFKRAANFYFLVLLILQSIPQISTLSWYTTLVPLLLVLGITAVKDLVDDIARHRMDNEVNNRTCDVIKDGRFKATKWKDIKVGDIIRLKKNTFVPADILLLSSSEPNSLCYVETAELDGETNLKFKMALEVTHRHLQEESALADFDGLVECEEPNNRLDKFTGSLSWRNSNYSLDADKILLRGCKIRNTDFCHGMVIFAGADTKIMKNSGKTRFKRTKIDSLMNYMVYTIIVVLILLSAGLAIGHTYWEQQIGNSSWYLYDAQDSSPAYRGFLNFWGYIIVLNTMVPISLYVSVEVIRFGQSYFINWDLQMYYPEKDTAAKARTTTLNEQLGQIQYIFSDKTGTLTQNIMTFKKCCINGQRYGDCRDAAGQLQGHPEQVDFSWNVYADGKFLFYDHYLIEQIKSGKEAEIQKFFFLLAICHTVMADTSDGQLNYQAASPDEGALVTAARNFGYVFLSRTQSTITISEMGVERTYDVLAILDFNSDRKRMSVIVRESGGNIRLYCKGADTVIYERLHPRNVMREATEEVLDVFANETLRTLCLCYRDISQDEFEVWNKKFVEASLATSRRDEALDKVYEEIEKNLILLGATAIEDKLQDGVPETISRLSKADIKIWVLTGDKKETAENIGFSCELLTEETAICYGEDTSALLQTRLENQRNTAGSSPHSSLRMNEPFFQGSRDRALIITGSWLNEILLEKKKKKKKLKLKFPRTAEEKKKQTEKRRRAEAYKEQQQKNFVDLACECRAVICCRVTPKQKAMVVELVKKYKKAITLAIGDGANDVNMIKTAHIGVGISGQEGMQAVMSSDYSFGQFRYLQRLLLVHGRWSYIRMCKFLRYFFYKNFAFTLVHIWYSFFNGFSAQTAYEDWFITLYNVLYSSLPVLLVGLLDQDVSDKLSLRFPRLYVLGQRDLLFNYKKFFVSLLHGAVTSLIIFFIPYGAYLKSMGQDGEAPADYQSFAVTAASSLIFVVNFQIGLDTSYWTFVNAFSVFGSIALYFGITFDLHSAGIHVLFPSGFQFTGTAPNALRQPYLWLTMILSIAICLLPVVAQRFLSMTIWPSESDKIQRNRRKYLLEEQHWKRRQSAFRRGVSARRSAYAFSHQRGYADLIASGRSIRKRRAPLDAVLAGGGPAPGHKRETS, translated from the exons ACTGCAGCTGGCAAGTTAAAGCAAACGACCAGCGCTTCTATGACCAGCCGGGCTTCAAGAGAACAATCTTCCTGTGCttcaagaaaagcaaatatgcg GGCAATGCAATTAAGACGTACAAGTACAACCCCATCACTTTTTTACCTCTGAATCTGTTTGAACAGTTCAAGAGAGCAGCCAATTTCTATTTCCTTGTTCTTCTCATATTGCAG TCGATTCCTCAAATAAGTACCCTGTCATGGTACACAACACTGGTGCCCTTGCTCTTGGTGCTGGGAATAACTGCAGTCAAAGACCTGGTGGATGACATT GCTCGCCACAGGATGGACAACGAGGTCAATAACAGGACATGTGATGTCATCAAGGATGGAAG GTTCAAAGCCACTAAATGGAAAGATATTAAAGTTGGTGATATCATTCGtctgaagaaaaatacttttgttcCT GCTGATATTTTGCTGCTGTCCAGCTCAGAACCAAACAGTCTGTGCTATGTGGAGACAGCTGAACTTGATGG GGAGACCAACTTAAAATTCAAAATGGCCCTAGAGGTGACACACAGACACCTTCAGGAAGAAAGTGCCCTGGCAGACTTTGATG GTCTGGTTGAATGTGAAGAACCCAATAACCGACTGGATAAGTTTACAGGATCATTATCCTGGAGAAACTCAAATTATTCTCTGGATGCTGATAAGATTTTGTTGCGTGGCTGTAAGATCAGGAATACGGACTTCTGCCATGGAATGGTCATATTTGCAG gtgctgacacaaaaataatgaaaaacagtGGAAAGACAAGAtttaaaaggacaaaaattGACTCCCTTATGAACTACATGGTTTATACT ATCATTGTGGTCCTTATCCTGCTGTCAGCTGGGCTGGCCATCGGACACACCTACTGGGAGCAGCAGATTGGTAACTCCTCCTGGTACCTGTATGATGCACAGGACTCCAGCCCTGCCTACCGGGGCTTCCTCAACTTCTGGGGATACATCATTGTCCTCAACACCATGGTGCCCATTTCCCTCTACGTGAG TGTGGAAGTGATTCGCTTTGGTCAAAGCTATTTCATCAACTGGGACCTGCAGATGTACTACCCCGAGAAGGACACGGCTGCCAAGGCCAGGACCACCACGCTGAACGAGCAGCTGGGGCAAATCCAGTACATCTTCTCTGACAAGACTGGAACCCTTACACAGAACATCATGACCTTTAAAAAGTGTTGCATAAATGGGCAGAGATATG GAGACTGCCGGGATGcagcggggcagctccagggccaccccGAG CAAGTTGATTTCAGCTGGAATGTATACGCAGATGGAAAGTTCTTATTCTATGATCATTATCTGATAGAGCAAATAAAGTCTGGAAAGGAGGCAGAAATCCAGaagttcttttttctgcttgctATTTGTCACACAGTCATGGCTGACACTTCTGATG GTCAGCTCAACTACCAGGCAGCTTCCCCGGACGAGGGGGCCCTGGTGACGGCCGCCCGGAACTTCGGGTACGTGTTCCTCTCCCGAACACAGAGCACCATCACCATAAGTGAGATGGGGGTCGAGAGGACCTACGATGTCCTGGCCATCCTGGATTTCAACAGCGACAGGAAGCGGATGTCTGTCATTG TAAGAGAGTCCGGTGGCAATATCAGGCTGTATTGCAAAGGAGCTGATACAGTGATTTATGAGCGGCTGCACCCCAGGAATGTAATGAGAGAAGCCACAGAAGAGGTGCTTGAT gtaTTTGCAAATGAAACTCTCAGGACACTCTGCCTGTGCTATAGAGACATAAGTCAGGATGAATTTGAAGTGTGGAATAAAAAGTTTGTGGAGGCCAGTTTAGCTACAAGTCGCCGGGATGAAGCTCTGGACAAAGTATAtgaggaaatagaaaaaaacttgATT CTGCTTGGTGCAACAGCTATCGAAGACAAACTTCAAGATGGAGTTCCAGAAACTATCTCCAGACTCTCCAAAGCAGATATTAAAATCTGGGTGCTTACTGGTGACAAAAAAG aaactGCTGAAAATATTGGATTTTCTTGTGAACTCTTAACAGAGGAAACAGCCATCTGCTATGGGGAAGATACCAG TGCTCTCCTTCAAACGAGGCTGGAAAACCAGAGGAACACTGCTGGATCCAGTCCACATTCCTCTCTCAGAATGAACGAGCCATTcttccagggcagcagagaTCGGGCTCTAATCATCACTGGCTCCTGGCTG AATGAAATCctgctggagaagaaaaagaagaaaaagaaactgaaactgAAGTTCCCCAGAAcagcagaagagaagaaaaaacaaactgaGAAAAGGAGAAGGGCAGAGGCCtacaaggagcagcagcagaagaactTTGTTGATCTGGCCTGTGAGTGCAGGGCTGTGATCTGCTGCCGTGTGACACCTAAGCAGAAGGCCATGGTGGTGGAGCTGGTGAAGAAGTACAAGAAGGCCATCACCCTGGCCATCGGGGACGGGGCCAATGATGTGAACATGATCAAAA CTGCCCACATTGGAGTTGGGATCAGTGGCCAGGAGGGGATGCAGGCTGTCATGTCGAGTGACTACTCCTTCGGACAGTTCCGCTACCTCCAGCGGCTGCTGCTGGTCCATGGGCGCTGGTCGTACATCAGGATGTGCAAGTTTCTGAGATACTTCTTCTACAAAAACTTCGCTTTCACACTGGTCCACATCTGGTACTCATTCTTCAATGGCTTCTCTGCCCAG ACAGCCTACGAGGACTGGTTCATCACGCTGTACAACGTGCTGTATTCGAGCCTCCCGGTCCTGCTCGTTGGCTTGCTCGACCAG GATGTGAGTGACAAACTGAGCCTTCGGTTCCCCCGACTTTATGTTTTGGGTCAGAGAGATTTACTTTTCAACTACAAGAAGTTCTTTGTGAGTTTGCTCCATGGTGCTGTAACTTCACTGATCATCTTCTTCATCCCGTATGGAGCCTACCTTAAATCTATGGGACAAGATGGAGAAGCCCCTGCAGATTATCAGTCCTTTGCTGTCACAGCTGCATCCTCTCTGATATTTGTCGTCAATTTTCAG aTTGGCCTGGATACATCTTACTGGACTTTTGTTAATGCTTTTTCAGTATTTGGGAGTATTGCACTTTACTTTGGGATCACATTTGACCTTCACAGTGCTGGAATCCATGTTCTCTTCCCTTCTGGCTTTCAGTTCACAG GAACTGCTCCGAATGCTCTGCGGCAGCCATACCTTTGGCTTACCATGATTTTATCTATTGCTATTTGCTTACTGCCTGTAGTGGCACAGCGCTTCTTATCCATGACAATCTGGCCTTCAGAGAGCGATAAA ATCCAGAGGAACCGCAGGAAGTacctgctggaggagcagcactgGAAGCGGCGGCAGAGCGCATTCCGCCGCGGTGTGTCCGCCCGCCGCTCCGCCTACGCCTTCTCCCACCAGCGCGGCTATGCCGACCTGATCGCCTCGGGGCGCAGCATCCGCAAGCGGCGCGCCCCGCTGGACGCCGTGCTGGCCGGCGGCGGCCCGGCCCCCGGGCACAAGCGGGAGACGAGCTGA